GTACTGGTGACGCTCAACTTTTTCTTTGAAGTAGTCTGTCGGTATGAGCCTGAATCGGACACAGTGCAACAACTCGGGCAGATCTTTTAGTCGCTTTGTTTCATCATGCTTGACCCAATCCATCAGGGATTCAAACACCAGCTCCTCCTGCTCAACGTTAAGGGCATCAGAGGTGATGATGAGGGCCAGCTCGCTGGGGCCGAGCTGCAGGAAGTCCTGGTCTCTGACAACAATCTGGTAGCGTTCACAGATGAACTCTTTAGCAGCCAGAGCGAGCTTGGGACAATCCAGAAGAAGCCCAAGTCTGAAGATAGCCAGGCAGTTGGCCAGCACCAGCTTCTCTTGAAGATAGGTCACACATACAGAGAAGATGGATGGTATCTGGTACATGTTAGCAATCATGAAGATATCCTGGACATTCTGTTCTGTCAGATTAATGTCAGATGTGTATAAGTAGCGCAGGATCATGCCCATAACACTGGCGTCCACATCTTTGAGGACTATCTCACGCTTCTTGCTCTCCTCCAAGTCAGACAGGAACATGGCTTTGAAGAAGGGGCTGCTGGCAGCCAAAACCAAGCGATGGCAGGGGAACTCCTTGTCCTGGATTTTGAGGACACAGTCCACAAACTTGTCGTTCTCCAAGAGGTCACAGAGTCCATCCTGAAGCAAAGTCTGTTGGTACATCCGAGGCTGCTGCACCGGGTCAATTGTCATGGCAGCCATTTTGTTGCCTTGTCCTGGTTGGGTTTCGTGGGCTCCCTACTTGCTCTCCTCAGCAGAGCAGCACTGTCAGTGATCACGGGGCTGTTCGGATTGCTGTGGACAGTCTCCACTGGTTGGTTGGCTGATGACTGcagctgtctgtgactgtcAGGCATGGTGGAAGTCAGGGGTATTTATAGACGTGAACCTCACAGAGCTAAGAAATAGTTCCAATCCACTGGTGCAACACACTCCCACATGGCCTGTGACAAACAGCTGAACGATGGGGTGGTTAAATCCAGCAGAACGACTCATCAGGCAGCTTTACTGGGTTTGATCACGTTTTTAAAACCGTCATTCTCTGTAATCCATCAGCGACAGTGAATACTCCTGACTGTCGATGTTCAAGCAAACCCTCATCAGGTTACAAGCAGAGAGAGTGACAGACTTTGCTATATAAATATACTTACTACATCACTTGACACAGGTTCCTTTTTTGTAAAAATTCAACAGGTGACACAATCTATGAACatttgtctcacacacacacacgcacacacacacacacacacacacacacatacacacatatatgtatatatacataaagaCATATAGTACTGTTTGGTCTGACCATAATACATATTTCCACTGTGTGATAGTCTATCCCAGATGCCTCAGAGCCCTGACAAGTTGATGCTGACGCCTCTCAACAAGGTCACCATAAGGTTTGACTTTGTATTGTGAATATAACTCTGAATTTCTCACCACTGTGGTTCATCAGCCATTGTTGGATGACAGCTATTGATGAATTGCTTTCAAAGAGATTACAGATCACAGGTGTCCAATTACACTCACTTACACTCCTGCCCTTCACACTAAAACTCCCCAGATATCTTGAATTGTTTCATGACATTGTGCAGTGTCTGGAAATATGCAAATCCCTTTTAAACTGTCTTTCAGGATTATTCTTTTTAAACACTTCCCAGTGtatttgttgataaaaaaaCAGTTCATCTTTGATCACCCTTCAGTGGATACTACTTTTGtagcatcaaattcaagtcactgatgtaaGCCTACAAAGTGCTCAATGGAAcagctcccatctacttgaatgctcggTCACTCCAGTCATCAaaggattgtcgtctagcagtgcctacatcACActcaagacaatccagactcttttcatttgctgttccacgatggtggaatgacctacagagcgctaccagaacaggggcgtccctgttTATCTttaagaaactcttgaagacccagctcttcagagaggaTCTCCTATcatagcacttaccctgtaccccccctctactgcactttctctttctgtacttccctcaaTGTCTGCACTCtatttctacactgtcacctctgacagagtctgccCAGTGGTTTTCCTTCTCTGTAGCTTattattagctttgatgttagccgCATTGTTAAATTCTcatttgtaagttgctttggataaaagcgtctgccaaatgcataaacatagcAGATCACGATTACAATCACCTGCTGGCATCACTTCTTGTTGAGATAAAACATTACATATCATGGGCTATTATTGCCTCTACACTGCTATACCATCATACGCTGTATGGTCCCTCTGATCTTCCAAAAACTGCTCCCTGTTTCATCATTTGTTGTCGTTGCactattttctaaacattaaacaacatattttttttGGAAATCTGCTTGTGAATATCACAAGCCGGGTTAAAACCAATAGAATAGTTTCATTTAAAATTTTCATTACATGTGGAATTCATAAGACTGTGATCCATGCTTGGACATATTTCCATATTTCTTTCATGTTTTGTGTTTGCTTACtttcaaacagctgaaacagagCTTTTGTTGAACAACACTGACATCTACTGGTTGAAAATGATTGACCAGAAatgccaggttttttttttcttttttccccaattTGGCGTCACAACACCTGCAAAGCCAAGGGGGAAAGCAGAAATTGGTGTTACATTTAATTGACTTTCAATGACACATGCAAGCATTGTTTCAAATGCCTCATGTTTTAATTTCAACTAAGTCTAAGCATCTATTTCAACAAATGTCCGTGCTTCTAAGTTAGGACAAGTCGAATGAAAATAAGAAGTTCTGAGCATGAGAGAGCTAACAGGTGAGGTATTGTGTGAAGACTTGTCACCCGTGGTGAGAATCTATATAAAAAGTAACCAAACAGTTGCAAAACTGAGTTTTATAGCATGTACAAAATGTCATTGTGGGATTTTGGAGATTatgtaaaaacagaaatagaCATATTTTGTCACGGCTTTTAATTTACTTTGTTCTTTAAGATAACTTGTAGATAGGTATAGTGTACCATCAGCTAATTGGAGGTTAAAAACACTTACGTGAGTTTATTTGCTATTAGAATAGAATATATTTTTGTCACTGTAGAgattattaaaatgaaaaattaaatgaaaacttactctgggaaatataatTTCTCTAGAAATGATAGAAAACCTTCGGCAGGGAGGAAAACGTGATTTtaaactggactaaaactaaaaactagAAAGAAGATATATCGATGCACCTACAAGAAGCAAGCATGGCCGAGCCATTTTTAATCTTTCTATCATTcataatgtaaacatgtgttgACAACCACATGTTAAAACACCatgattaaccctaacccacacaGATAAGATTCACTTATCAAAAGCCTTTTTCTTCCGTTTAAACAAAAAGAATATATTAAGACATTGAATGCAGACAAAGCTTTTTCATCCAAATAAACATTACATCCATTTCAATCTTCACCAGACactacaacaaaacaaagtcatTGCAGAGGTGTCACCCCTGGATGAAACCGAACTTTATTTCAAGTcacatgaaaacctttaaaggAAAATGCTTAAATGCGAAAAAGGCATTACTCTCTTTACAGTGTTCCTCTTTTCCTGCTGTGCGTTTGGGTGACAGCAGGATAAGACTGACCCATATTCCCTGCTGGGCCTATTGCCTTTCATAGCAAAGTGAAGGCCTGAAGCATGTGAGAGGGTGGAGGAAAGATAGTCTGACATGCCACAGTAATCTCCTGTGGACGGTATGTGGCGGAGTAAGGCAATAGCTCTACAGACAGCTGTCAGTGACTCTACTACAATCAGTTCTTCAACATCATAAGACATCTAATACATCTTCACAGTGGACTATCCTCTCCAccataacttgtgtttttgCTAAGTGACAGTGGAACAAAGGTACATTACAATCAGCTGCAAGCTACTGTACGTGGAGGATCTCCACAGCACCATTTGTTTTCCTTATTGCactctgttaaaaaaaatgtttgcactgAGTTTCTCAAGTCTTACCCCTCTGTGTAGGACTAACAACTGTGATCAGTAGGGTCTAAAGCATCTAAGGCGAGAAAATAAGGATACCATCTGTTTAAACTGAACAGTAATGATGGTGATAAAAAGCAAGAATGTTCAAATTTCAGAGAAATCAAAAATGATCAAGGTCACAACCACACAGAACAAAGtagcttttcttttaaaatactaGATGTCCTTACATATACTTTTATAATTATTCCTTTCTGTAGCCTTGCAATGTGCTAAATAATATTGTGTTCAgataaaatacaaatacaaaaatgcACCTTTGGTGTATTTGTGCCAAAGGGTGCGGCGATTATCAACAGCAAGTGCACTTGAGGATACtttcagtttgaaaaaattGCCTTGCTTTCTGACAAGCAAATACAAAAATGCCGGCTTGTGTGACAGTTGCCGACTGATCGTTacagtctggttctggttctgttacAGCTGGCAAGGCCAATGAAGGAGGGCCTGTTGATCACGACTTCTGAGAAACTCTGGTTTTCTGTCGGAATTATTCTTCCTTGTCTTTGCCACCATCCACTGGCTTTACTGGCTCCGGATCATCCAACAGGGCCTGTTGTCGCTCCCTTTCCTTCACCAGCTGCACACCACAGTAGGTCACAAGCAGCACAGACACGGTGGACAGAGGGAATCCTGAATAATAAGGAAAGAGGGAGGAAAGGGGGGGAGGATCAGATTTAAGAACAGCAAGGTAGGACTTTGAAATAGCAAAGCTCTCTTTGTGCTTTGACAAGAAATTTGGCTGAGTCTTCGAGGGGCtgtacggtggtgtggtggttagcaccgtcgcctcacagcaagagggttcccgGCAGGGgcctttctttgtggagtttgcatggtctccccgtgtatgcgtgggttctctctgagtAATCTGGCTTCCTCCagccatccaaaaacatgcatgttaaattagttgatgactctaaattgtccctaggagtgtgtgtggttgtgagtggttgtgtgtcttgtttttctctgtgtggcctGTTGGCCAATGACATCTGTGTTAGGCTCCTAAATTGGACTAAGCGggtaaagaaaggaaaggaaaacaaCATTTTGGTGAAGATGGGGTTCTTTGAGAGTCTCTTGCTTTTATTGTCCTGATCTCCCTTTGAGTGGCTGGGCAACAGAAAACACTAGTTAAACCTAAAATACACTCATGTTGTTCCCACCTTTGAAAATCAGTCTTCTGCCAACCAATTTGGCAAACTCCAAACTGTTCAGGGAAAGGACATTGTAGAGGATGATGGCCCAGAAGTTGGCGGCATTGAACACGCCCCTGATCCTGCGAGACATGGCTTCACCCATTCCTCTCTacacacagaagacacacagacagaaacatGCTAATTCTTGCTGACTCAGACTTGGTCACATCAATAAAGAAACTTGGTGTAATTGAATACCCAAGTGTTTAGCATATACTACTGActaaataaatattcaaagcAGAGTATTATTAGACATACTTAGAGGGAATTTTAATTATTTCTCACCTCCATGATAGAAAATGGTGGGAAGGAGAAGAACTTGGCCACCCACAGCTCAAAGTTGAGACCAAAGCAGTTGAAAAATGACCAGATGTAAACCAGCTCACATGGGCCCAGCCACAAGGTGGTGACAGCAAATGTGCAGGTTGTTGCAAGGAGTTCCTTGAAGATTTGTTCGTGATCCCCACCGATATAGTCATAAACATACCTGCAAAATTTCAACTCAGATTTAGCTTAATGATGCATCAAAGTGAAGTGACCTTATACTGTATATGGCAGGTCCTGCCATTTAAACTCAGGGATCTAAATTCAACCACTCACTTGCACAGCCAGTCATTGATGCCTCTGTCAAAGTGCCTGCAAAACAGAGACACTTTTCTTTAGATAGATACTATATGTTCAACCAGTTTAAAGGCTTAGTGCTGTGGAAAACTACTCAGTGAACAAAGCTGCACACAACTGTAGAGCCAGTCACACATACGTCTCGGAGAAGACATAGAGCATGGTGATACACTTGGGAGGCTGAGGAGGGTCCAAGTGGTCGAGTGTAGCCACAGTGTTGATGACACCAAACATTACAGCTGCTTTCACCCAGTCATACACTAAGTTGGAATACGCCAGTCCAGCTGCAAAGCACAGAAAAAGAGAACACACGCTGATGATAATTCAATCGTTTCAGTCCTAATAAAGCAAATGAAGAAATTAGCATGGAAAGATGCCATATGTATTAGCTCAAAGTTGctttaaacacattaaaagactgaaaatgatgCTGACCTGAATTCTAGAGTTggactgttttatttattttctgctcAGGTTTTTTAAGGCTTGACAGAAATAAAAGCTCCATGATGCAGTGGAGCATAAACAGAGGTTATATAAGGTTATATAAGGCTAACCAAAGCCAACCCTTCCCCTAACACTGCAGTGTTATGAATAGTCCACACACGATCCATTTGCTGCAAACTAGCTAAACACACTATCTAGCTGTGTGTCTGAAAACTAGTTAGCTAACTGTTCTATCTTCATGACAGAAATGTGTCTTTCTTGGATATCCGAATTTGCAGAACTTGGGGTGGCTACATACAGCTGTAGACAAATAATGAGACTTCATTTCTGACCAGTTCAAAGAATCAGAAATGTACTTGGTGGCCCCATACTGCAGTCGTTACGAGAGTGTATGAACGCAGTTATATACTGTGGATCAATATTGTGAGGAGCCAGCATCCCACTGTAGAGGTCAGATTGCTGTACACTAACTTTTAGAACCTAAGTTTTGGGAGTAATTACGGTCATTGGATGCTTTGTGGATCATCGGTGTTCAAGGCTACAGAGGACAGTTGAGGATCACCACCAAAACCTGCCTCAATTTTCCCTTGGTTGCTTGACAAACTTTTACCGGCGACTTCAGGGACCAGTATTTACACTAATACACTTCTGTGACAGGCAGATTGAGTTTCTCTCCACCCCACTGGCATGCTCACACTCCAAATATCTTAGCTGAATCTTTGGCAGGACATGCCCAGCGTGAGAGAGTTAAGTTCTCCGTGTAACAAGTTGGATAACTTAAGCAGTTCGTTTCAGTGAAAATGAACTCGGCTCTGTCTGTCCCATTAGTGAGGTTAATTTAAAGCATCTTAGTGTCTCAAAGCAGATCACACAGTTCCTTCTCTTATGATTTTGAAACTTAATCTAATAAAACTGGGCATTCTTTCAATCATTCGTGTCTGGCTGGGTGGTTAACAACACCTCTTTCTGTGATTTGACGAGCTCAGAATGTACTAGAATAAGACACTAAAGTGGGTTAGCAGTGATAAGACCACTCATGGACATTTATGAAAACCAGTTTAAGGAGAGGCTACGTTCAAAGATAAAActacatgaaaaacatttagaTAACATGTATAACATAACAGTTTGTAGGTACTGATTCAAACTATTATCACAAGCAAAATGCCTGAAATTACTGCTAATCATTTATTTTCCCCCTTACAGCACTTCtatagaaaaagagaaaaaaacaatacaatcgCACATGACATTTACAAAAACGTACTTCCGCATTATCAGCGTGAGATATACAAGATCAATTTTTATTCACTCACCTAGACAAAAGTCAGGGAGCTTGGTAACCAGTTTCATGTCACTGGGTATTGTCAAGATGTAAAGATAGTGGAAGAAGACATCCACCACCAGAATAACTCCCAGGTGCAACAAGGCCTTGGTGGTGATGTTCCACATCTCCCTCTCCTTGCGGATTAGCTGAGTGTTGTTTGCCTGTGAAATACAACCTTTCAGTAATCTCCTCAAGTAGACTACAGTGGCAATTGTGTCACATGATACTATAAATATTAAATGACTATAGCGGTCAGAGCACTCATAATAGTTGGATTATGCAACTGCAATAGAATAAAATACTTTTTAACTGGAATTAAAGGGCAAATGCGCTACACTCTCTTTTACAATGAGTACTTGGCAATGACAACTGAACATCTACTGTCAAATATCAGCTGCTCACTTTTGATATCTACTTTTCACAGCACAGTTGTAGTGGTGAAAAGCATTTATTATAAGAATATCATTGCAATATCAAATAGATCTTTGTTTTTCcagatttaaaaataataaataattgatCTCATTTTTTGGCAATAAAATTACTCCCAAAACCTGATGTTATCACATGTGTATTATTAACACCATATTTCATTCTCTTAATATCACTATTGTTCAATAACACACTGAGTTCATTTTCAAGCTTATTTTTACTCTTGAGACCTCACCTGGACATGATAGCAGTCGAAAGTCATCACAGGTCCAAAAAAGAAGAATGGGAGGTAGAAGTTGTATCTCAGCAGGTCAGAAAAAGTGTAATTGCCCTCCTTCCTGTCACAGTTCTCAAAAGCAAAACTCATACAGCGCATGATGCTGAAGCCACAGCCTCCGTAGAACAAGATGTCTTGCAGGTCGAAAGAACCAGTCACCAAGGTCTCCTGCAGAAGGAGTCAGTTGTTGTGAGTATCTGTCATCAACATTTCACATATGTGCAACAGCAACGATTTGGCTGAAGACGGTATTGTGATGTGCATATTGACTTCTATGTGCAATGCTGTGTACAGATCTTCTTTAATGAGCCTCCTGGTCTACACGGTGTTCAAGTCCCCACTGCTCATTCCAAATAAGGGAACAGATCTTTCGGAGTTTGTGAAGCCTGGGTACCACCCAGTGGGAACCACCCACTCACCTGCCAGGAGTTATAGGGCTCCAGCTTGATGGAGGCCAGCGTGCCCAGACCTGCGGCTAAGCACATCCATTTCTTCTTCACCAGAGCAACGCTATATAGTATGATGCAGTGAGATAGAACCAGAGCCATGAAGGTCCAGCCCATTGTGATCAGGACTGCCAAACCACCATACAAGGCAAAGATCAAGGATCTGTGCTGTAGGTAAAAAGGGGCCAGCGTCAGTGTGACATCCCGAAAGGAATTGCTCTTCAATTAGAATTCAACACAACATATACGAAGGCAGTGTTAGTACGACActgttgggtctaaaacacattAAGAATGATGATTAAACAGTAATAAGAAATAAATGTAACTACTGTCCCATAATCAGAAATGAAAATCATGACAAATGTTATAATAACAACAAGTTTATCAGTGTTACCTTACATCCATTTATACCAATCTTCATTGTAAGCATGGAACAAGAcagaaaacatgtttaaaacatGATGAACAGTTTTAAATATGTCAACATATCAAGAATAATGATAACTTGATAGGTGCATTCAACAAACAAATCTCAGTTTAAAAGAGTGCAGGTCATGCCTATGCATCAAGTCAATAATGTGTTAGACTTTGGGCCATAAAAACATATTATGTAAATGTTTGTGTtaaatagaaaatagaatagaattctGTTGAATTCCACTGGATCTAATTACTTGTATAGCCCAAGGCCTATTGATCACATCACTGCGTTGTGGCTTTGAAGGGAACACCACATACCCAATAAAATCTGATGGATGGCCTTGATTGTTGCAAAGCTTGTTTTCATTCGCAAGAGCACACTCACATGTATACATGTACAATACAAACATACAGCGGAGTATCGATTCTACGGACAAAGGAGACGTGCATTTACACCTGCATGAACATTCACAGCAGCCCGTTTAGTCAAAGACGCGCACGCACCTTCGGAGCTAACAGGGTAAATATCTTGGCAAAGATCACATGACCGGTGAGAGCAAAAAGGACATGATTGCGGAATGTAGAGAACCACATCACCCACTCGAAGTCTGCAACATCCTGTAATAAAGACAGATGCATTAGCAACACTTAACACCACTCGCTCGTGGCATTCTGTAGAGCAGCACGTACAGAGACTAACTATGAGAAACTCACCATTTTCCTGCCGAAGTAATACCATCCTGGTTTCACACTTTCTTTGAAGGCCTTTCTATTTACGTTCTCTGAATAAAGGggataaaatgaaataaaacaggaTCAAATATAGATGGATAAACACCAAACAAAATGTACGCATTTGTGCATGGGGAGGCGAGTTTCATCAGTAACACAAGCTTATTTCAAAACATGGCAGAATATTGCTAAAATATCTATGCAGGGGAAGTGTCGAGTCCAAGCTTTGGGCAGCTTTATTTTTCTGGcacataaaaaatatatatctcaCTAATGCTGTGCAAGGAAAGGAGCCTGCaggaaatcacattttttttaaagctttgctACGATTATTGGATTATTCACATTATGAGTTTAGGGTGTGAGAGCACTATCTGTCCATTTGATAACAGCAAATATTACATAACACACTCGTTGCTGAGCTTTTATATTTTTGATGCTGAAATTTAAAACTGTACCGGTTATAATCTTTTCAGGGAGATTCATTTACTATGTGGCCTgaacaaaacaccacaaaatAAATTATGATGGAAACAAGCAAAACAGCTATTGTAATCATCAAAATATGGATGGTATCTGCAGTGATGGAGAGACATTCAGTGCACAGACACAAATGATTGGCATGCACCCCCGCAGCAGCTCCCACAGCTTTGCCTGCTTACATTAATGGCTGGGAAAAGGGACATCAAAATGTGAGGGTCATCACAGGGAAAGCCTCTTACTTCTGGGAATACTGCCAGACTTTTATTGCCAGGATGCACTGCTGTGCGGGACTTTATAAATGCCACCAGACAGGCCATTTCAGGAGACGAAGTGTTACGTTCTCGAGAAAACAGGGCACAAAGGTGACTGACAGCAGGACTCTGCCCGGCAAATGTGACGGCACAGACTGTGACAGATAGTGCCAGCCACCAGATTACACTCCGTCCATTCAGATCAGTGTTTATAGAGGCAAGCTTAAGCAGTTTATGGCCTGTGCAGATAGTTAACGTTGTTTCAGAATAATGGGTTTAGGTCAGTTGGTTTAGTATGTTTTAGTGTGAAATATCTCCAACGGGGACATATTGAGAAAAGGAGTAGATCATCTTTCAGTTGTCTTTGTATTACAGTAATAAGAACCAGGCTGATTCCCTTTGGGGAAAAGGTCTCTTTTTAATTTGCTGAGTGAACTTTGGTCCACACAGTTTTAGATCAAACTGAGTGCAATAATAGATGAAGACCCAGTTTTTATGATAAATTCCCATTGTTGCTGGTCTTTGAgttcatctttttttatttgaaatgttgaattgaatgttttttttcgcCGTTAAATTTGGTTGTTGGACCTTGACAGTGAGTATTATTCAGcaaacagtagatggatcaggtGAAGGACCGCTTCTttatttgtcctccacttgtccagtttcctcatacatcaaggacacactgcacacaatgCAACCAAACAAAACACATTCCCCTGAAAATGCTCAGATACAAGGActagtctgaaaaaaaaaaagagtacaaAAATCAGCTAATATCCAAAGAAAACCTTAAAAGACTTTCAGAAAACCCAGAGAACTGTTACCGGAGACTATTTTTTATAGGATTACAAGGAAGTCTGGCTtttttggaagcaaaatataaagaaatgaggggtacGTGGCCCAAGACTTCTGCACAGCACTGCGTGTGGACATTTCTTGACGGTGTTGTGCACTCACCACTTGAAGCTTCAAATATCCAACTGCCTGCCCATATCAATGCCCCTGCAAGTACCGCAGAGTAGAGATACAGCTCATATCTGGGGAGAGCAGCCTTGATCCCCATGGTGAATCTGTAGACTGGAGGCCTAACGGATTGAAAAGCAGTTAGCACACAGTATGTGACATTTTGTGTTCACGATTGAACACAAATAGACAGATACAAATTTGGACACATGAAAGTCTAATCATGTGAGCAAAGAATGTTaaaaggtttcttgaataagtACTTTTTCTAATTGATTTTCAGATGCATTTCGAGGGGATTTGTAAAGATTTGGAGAGACGTCAGTATAAAAACAGGCAGTCCGCAAGCTTTCTCTTTTAAATATGTGATCCAAACCACTAAATGTGACTGGTAAGCAGTCAATACCATTTGATAGTTGTGGGTACATTAGACATTTTTTACATCAAATTCAACTGCAGAGGGAACAGCAACAGTGCACTTATGACAGGAGGTAAAAATGTATTGTCGACAACTCTTAACGAatgctatttttctttattttaaatgggGCGACATTTTACCAATAAGCCTTCAGGATCCACAAGCTATTGACTTAAATAGGACTGCAGAGCTCTGGCTCCTCGGAATCAGCATCGTCAGCTGCGCAACCCTACCTCTCCTTCCTATTATAGCTCTCGCAGTTGGTCGACCATACAGCAGGGCAGCTGCAGTGCTATGTGATCTGAGCGTCGCCGGAGACTCACTTCACAGAATAATTAGCACTGACTTGAATGACCAAGAATAGTGCACGGGAGTAAGAAAAAACTAAGGATGGTTCCTTTCCACTGCAGAATGGCGCACTTTCGCCCTGTTAAGTGTGCGTGTCATGTTCATGCAGCGCACTCAGATGAAGTTAAAGGAGTTGGACTAAGAAGTCTGGCATGCCCAAGCCAAGATGTAACCATGGCTGTGCAGGACCCCAGCAAAGCACCCTGCATACAAATTCAGGCTTACTGTTTCCCTGCCCCTGCACACTGATTAgttaacacacatgctttttacTCTGATTCTTATTATTTGGCCCTTTATGGGCAAAAaaattgactgttttttttttttttactaacctTGTATCCGCTTCACGCTATCAGTTTGACAGCCGATGCGTTTAGAGAAAGACTCCTCAATAAAGAAATGGAAGAACAACGAGCGGCGGCTTCAGCAGGTTTAATTAATCCGTCTTGTGCGGGCTGCCAGCGATCACCAGCCTCGGTCAGTCAGGATGTTGCGGACTGAGCgaaaggagggggaggaggagtaGGTGGAGGTGGGGGATATATTTATCCTTCACTACAGTACCGCAGTGAGGGGTGGTCCACACCGAGCCCATCGCATCTCACCGGAGAGGAAAAGCATGGCAGCAGCTGTAGCCGCATCAACAGTGCCccagacattttaaaaaaaaataaattgtgagAATTAAAAACGGATTAGATGAGATAAAAGAAGTAAAAAGCTTCTAAAGTAAACGTGAGTTTATCTAAACATGAGCCTTTTGCGttcttgtgtctgtttgtgcatCTTCTTTGAACCATTCTGTGACTGTGAGAAATGTTGCATGTTTCTGTGGTTCTTTTAAAAATGCTATTTTGTGCCTTTTATTGCAAATTATGCCTCTAAGTATTTAATCTACATCTATTGTGGTCCTCGTGTCTCCTTATGTTGTGTTCCTTCATGTTTGTTTTGGACCACAATATTGGTTGAAGGATTTCTTTAGTTGTTTTATGTGCCCTAATCTCTGTctcattttggctgttttgtgcTTCTTTTTGGAATATAGCCTTATGTATACTTATGTTATGCGATAAAACTAGTGGGGGCCCTGAGCCCTagagtccatccatccatccatccattttctatacctgctaaATCCGTAAATTCAGGTCATGGGGGGGCAGGAGCCTATCCCaacggtcaatggg
The sequence above is drawn from the Odontesthes bonariensis isolate fOdoBon6 chromosome 14, fOdoBon6.hap1, whole genome shotgun sequence genome and encodes:
- the hhatla gene encoding hedgehog acyltransferase like, a isoform X2: MGIKAALPRYELYLYSAVLAGALIWAGSWIFEASSENVNRKAFKESVKPGWYYFGRKMDVADFEWVMWFSTFRNHVLFALTGHVIFAKIFTLLAPKHRSLIFALYGGLAVLITMGWTFMALVLSHCIILYSVALVKKKWMCLAAGLGTLASIKLEPYNSWQETLVTGSFDLQDILFYGGCGFSIMRCMSFAFENCDRKEGNYTFSDLLRYNFYLPFFFFGPVMTFDCYHVQANNTQLIRKEREMWNITTKALLHLGVILVVDVFFHYLYILTIPSDMKLVTKLPDFCLAGLAYSNLVYDWVKAAVMFGVINTVATLDHLDPPQPPKCITMLYVFSETHFDRGINDWLCKYVYDYIGGDHEQIFKELLATTCTFAVTTLWLGPCELVYIWSFFNCFGLNFELWVAKFFSFPPFSIMERGMGEAMSRRIRGVFNAANFWAIILYNVLSLNSLEFAKLVGRRLIFKGFPLSTVSVLLVTYCGVQLVKERERQQALLDDPEPVKPVDGGKDKEE
- the hhatla gene encoding hedgehog acyltransferase like, a isoform X1, producing the protein MGIKAALPRYELYLYSAVLAGALIWAGSWIFEASSENVNRKAFKESVKPGWYYFGRKMDVADFEWVMWFSTFRNHVLFALTGHVIFAKIFTLLAPKIGINGCKHRSLIFALYGGLAVLITMGWTFMALVLSHCIILYSVALVKKKWMCLAAGLGTLASIKLEPYNSWQETLVTGSFDLQDILFYGGCGFSIMRCMSFAFENCDRKEGNYTFSDLLRYNFYLPFFFFGPVMTFDCYHVQANNTQLIRKEREMWNITTKALLHLGVILVVDVFFHYLYILTIPSDMKLVTKLPDFCLAGLAYSNLVYDWVKAAVMFGVINTVATLDHLDPPQPPKCITMLYVFSETHFDRGINDWLCKYVYDYIGGDHEQIFKELLATTCTFAVTTLWLGPCELVYIWSFFNCFGLNFELWVAKFFSFPPFSIMERGMGEAMSRRIRGVFNAANFWAIILYNVLSLNSLEFAKLVGRRLIFKGFPLSTVSVLLVTYCGVQLVKERERQQALLDDPEPVKPVDGGKDKEE